In Actinobacillus indolicus, a single genomic region encodes these proteins:
- a CDS encoding alcohol dehydrogenase catalytic domain-containing protein, translated as MHALGLNRAEMMYREGAYVIDPVFPATLGYAGAGVVVAVGDDAGEFQIGDKVSV; from the coding sequence ATGCACGCTTTGGGACTAAACCGTGCCGAGATGATGTATCGGGAAGGGGCGTATGTGATTGACCCTGTGTTCCCTGCGACTTTGGGTTATGCAGGGGCAGGCGTGGTCGTGGCGGTGGGCGATGACGCTGGCGAATTTCAAATCGGCGACAAAGTGAGCGTCTGA
- a CDS encoding IS3 family transposase (programmed frameshift), with protein sequence MTKYNQSFKQEVIAFFLQNGKNCSLTRQQFQLKASTLRRWISQYNYNGINSLAVLGKKQKYSPEFKLTVIQAVKKGQFSAESACLHFGIANSEVISQWLQSFEKQGINGLFPKPKGRPAMKPKYPKMPPPPKTEEERLRYRILELEAENAYPKKVAGTQPSKNAEKVAIMKMLRVNFSLEILLHLTGLKRCSFFYHLQLKIDKNVAIRQEIVEIYRKNDGNYGYRRITLALRKMFGAINHKRVQAIMQQLDLKGKCKQRKYRSYKGEVGKIAENLLRQDFHTNAPNEKLVTDITEFKCAEGKLYLSPIKDLFNGEIIAYDLARSPNFEQIMRMMKQSVAKLPQGASPILHSDQGWQYQMAGYQAILKQNGIVQSMSRKGNCLDNSAMESFFGRLKTECYFGKRFETFEQLEQTIIHKYIHYYNHERIQVRLKGLSPVQYRTQSLN encoded by the exons ATGACGAAATACAACCAATCTTTCAAACAAGAAGTGATCGCATTTTTTCTCCAAAACGGGAAAAATTGCTCACTCACTCGCCAGCAATTTCAGCTTAAAGCCTCCACGCTACGTCGTTGGATTTCGCAATATAACTATAATGGAATCAATAGTTTAGCCGTACTGGGTAAGAAGCAAAAATATTCCCCAGAATTTAAATTAACCGTCATACAAGCGGTCAAAAAGGGGCAATTTTCTGCAGAAAGTGCTTGTCTGCATTTTGGTATTGCTAATTCAGAGGTGATTAGCCAGTGGTTGCAATCCTTTGAAAAACAAGGTATAAACGGCTTATTTCCAAAGCCGAAAGGACGACCAGCAATGAAACCGAAATACCCGAAAATGCCTCCCCCACCCAAAACCGAAGAAGAACGCTTGCGTTATCGGATTTTGGAACTGGAAGCGGAGAATGCTTACC CTAAAAAAGTTGCGGGAACTCAACCAAGCAAAAATGCGGAAAAAGTAGCCATCATGAAAATGTTGAGGGTAAATTTTTCCTTGGAAATATTACTCCATTTGACAGGTTTAAAACGCTGTTCATTCTTTTATCATTTACAGCTTAAAATTGATAAAAATGTGGCAATTAGGCAGGAAATTGTTGAGATTTATCGCAAAAATGACGGCAATTATGGCTATCGTCGTATTACGTTAGCATTGCGAAAAATGTTCGGTGCAATTAACCATAAGCGTGTGCAAGCGATAATGCAACAGCTTGATTTAAAAGGAAAATGTAAGCAGAGAAAATATCGTTCTTACAAAGGCGAAGTGGGTAAAATTGCCGAGAATTTATTGCGACAGGATTTTCACACAAACGCTCCAAATGAAAAGCTCGTCACGGATATTACCGAGTTTAAATGTGCGGAAGGCAAACTTTATCTTTCGCCGATTAAGGACTTATTTAATGGCGAAATTATCGCCTATGACCTTGCCCGAAGCCCAAACTTTGAGCAAATAATGCGAATGATGAAACAATCTGTCGCAAAGCTCCCGCAAGGAGCAAGCCCGATTTTACATTCCGACCAAGGATGGCAATATCAGATGGCAGGTTATCAGGCGATATTGAAACAAAATGGCATCGTGCAAAGTATGTCAAGAAAAGGAAATTGCTTGGATAACAGTGCGATGGAAAGCTTTTTCGGGCGATTGAAGACGGAATGTTATTTTGGTAAACGATTTGAAACATTTGAGCAACTCGAACAAACTATTATTCACAAATATATTCATTATTACAATCACGAGCGTATTCAAGTGAGACTAAAAGGGCTAAGCCCTGTGCAATACAGAACTCAGTCCTTGAATTAA
- a CDS encoding multicopper oxidase family protein — protein sequence MKRRDFLRYGIGISLASSSLYSLANMMNHAQHGNMAMMHSVPTGLMPTEAMPSGLSLNGILPKLANQSTQAGLFKATLKAEPIKIRLADNKETEFWAYNGQLPGPQIEVFEGDTVEIEFINHLPQPSTVHWHGLDVPNEADGNPMDMVEPQRKKVYRFTLPQGSAGTYWYHPHPHDHVSEQVYKGLAGTFVVKAKNDPLAHLPEQHWVISDLRLNADGTIPANTMLDWMNGREGEFVLINGQYQPQIQVKTNERIRLWNATSARYFRLNIPGVKWIVVGTEGGLLEKPRSPVDELLLTPAERVEVIMVGETQGTVNLQSGYYDRRKMMVQEQPKDITLATIQVKSEPVQLPESLRSLPNWDEPKQVRQIRFSEKMMNHTNMPMMNHGTHHATTTPTDNPIPPMMNGMFLINGQTFDMNRIDFVTKLNEVEQWEIFNESHMDHPFHLHGTQFEVIQHTLNGKTFKPEGRALKDVVNLRPYEKVIIRFKQGHTGLKMYHCHILEHENLGMMGMFKVE from the coding sequence ATGAAACGTCGAGATTTTTTACGTTATGGAATTGGAATTAGCTTAGCCAGTAGCTCGCTTTATAGCCTTGCGAATATGATGAACCACGCACAACATGGCAATATGGCGATGATGCATTCAGTACCTACTGGCCTAATGCCAACTGAGGCAATGCCTTCAGGTTTATCGCTTAATGGGATATTGCCAAAACTTGCTAATCAATCGACTCAAGCTGGGCTATTCAAAGCCACTTTAAAAGCAGAGCCAATTAAAATTCGCCTCGCAGACAATAAAGAAACGGAATTTTGGGCTTATAACGGACAACTACCAGGGCCACAAATTGAAGTATTTGAAGGCGACACCGTAGAAATTGAATTTATCAATCACCTACCACAACCCTCAACAGTACATTGGCACGGCTTAGATGTACCAAATGAAGCGGATGGTAACCCGATGGATATGGTTGAACCGCAAAGGAAAAAAGTCTATCGCTTTACGCTACCTCAAGGCAGTGCTGGGACATATTGGTACCACCCTCATCCACATGACCATGTTTCCGAACAAGTCTATAAAGGCTTAGCAGGCACTTTCGTTGTTAAAGCGAAAAATGATCCGCTTGCACACCTTCCTGAACAACATTGGGTGATTTCCGATCTGCGTTTAAATGCCGATGGCACCATTCCAGCAAACACGATGTTAGATTGGATGAACGGCCGTGAGGGTGAATTTGTGTTAATCAACGGTCAATATCAGCCCCAGATTCAAGTGAAAACGAATGAACGAATCCGTCTTTGGAATGCCACTAGCGCTCGTTATTTTCGTTTAAACATTCCAGGGGTGAAATGGATTGTGGTGGGTACCGAAGGTGGTTTACTTGAAAAACCTCGCTCGCCTGTTGATGAACTGCTACTTACACCAGCCGAACGCGTTGAAGTGATTATGGTGGGTGAAACGCAAGGAACAGTCAATTTACAAAGCGGTTATTATGATCGCCGTAAGATGATGGTGCAAGAACAGCCTAAAGATATCACTTTAGCCACAATTCAGGTGAAATCAGAACCTGTTCAGTTACCTGAAAGCTTAAGGTCCTTGCCTAACTGGGATGAGCCAAAGCAGGTTCGCCAAATTCGCTTTAGTGAAAAAATGATGAACCATACGAATATGCCAATGATGAATCACGGTACACATCACGCTACTACAACACCAACGGACAACCCTATTCCACCAATGATGAATGGTATGTTCTTAATCAACGGTCAAACCTTTGATATGAACCGTATTGATTTTGTTACCAAATTGAATGAAGTGGAACAGTGGGAAATCTTCAATGAAAGCCATATGGATCATCCATTCCATTTACACGGCACTCAATTTGAAGTAATTCAACATACGTTAAACGGTAAAACCTTTAAGCCAGAAGGCAGAGCGTTAAAAGATGTGGTTAATTTACGCCCTTATGAAAAAGTGATTATTCGCTTTAAGCAAGGACATACTGGGTTGAAAATGTACCATTGCCATATTTTAGAACATGAAAATCTCGGTATGATGGGGATGTTTAAAGTGGAATAG
- a CDS encoding DUF411 domain-containing protein, translated as MKLHKFTRSLLLLSLGITACAQAQTLSMEVWKSPTCGCCNEWISYMQKNGFEIKVNETGNYDAHKRFNIKNEHASCHTAVIDGYVIEGHVPAEDIKRLLAEKPDAIGLSAPGMPIGSPGMDGEAYGGRKDPYDVVLIKKNGESEVFKSYNQ; from the coding sequence ATGAAATTACATAAATTCACCCGCTCATTGTTGCTTTTAAGTTTAGGGATAACCGCTTGTGCTCAAGCACAAACACTTTCTATGGAAGTGTGGAAAAGCCCGACTTGTGGCTGTTGTAATGAATGGATCAGCTATATGCAGAAAAACGGTTTTGAGATTAAAGTCAACGAAACAGGCAATTATGATGCTCATAAGCGCTTTAACATTAAAAATGAACACGCCTCTTGCCACACGGCAGTGATTGATGGCTATGTGATTGAAGGACATGTACCTGCTGAGGATATCAAACGTTTACTCGCAGAAAAACCCGATGCAATTGGCTTGTCCGCACCTGGCATGCCGATTGGTTCACCAGGTATGGACGGTGAAGCATACGGCGGACGCAAAGATCCTTATGATGTTGTTTTAATTAAGAAAAACGGTGAAAGTGAAGTGTTCAAATCCTATAACCAATAG
- a CDS encoding DUF6803 family protein yields MIMTHYMELLAASPWNLILFMVIPMIIGELLVATEFFALFYKDNTNNHWKHWNKILSVVLGVYYTIVAAYVGFIIVPTITEWRGWVDIASIASLLLATFPIFIILLMELKVIHKNLVDSAKIKLHAVYLVIFLFVSHFAMIFGMADPISAGYQPTTPAMTHSMQMDAKQMTEMHNQMMTGEITPEEMMKMHQEMNPNMNMPNTQGGHSEHHK; encoded by the coding sequence ATGATTATGACACATTATATGGAGCTATTAGCTGCCTCGCCTTGGAACCTTATTTTATTTATGGTCATTCCAATGATTATTGGAGAATTGCTTGTTGCAACGGAATTTTTTGCCTTATTCTATAAAGACAACACTAATAATCATTGGAAACATTGGAATAAAATTTTAAGTGTTGTGCTCGGTGTTTATTACACGATTGTAGCCGCTTATGTTGGTTTTATTATCGTACCGACTATTACTGAATGGCGTGGTTGGGTAGATATCGCATCAATTGCATCACTATTATTAGCTACCTTTCCTATTTTTATTATTTTACTCATGGAATTAAAAGTTATTCATAAAAATCTCGTGGATAGTGCAAAAATTAAATTACATGCGGTTTATCTTGTGATTTTCTTATTTGTGAGTCACTTTGCTATGATCTTTGGCATGGCAGATCCTATTTCAGCAGGCTATCAACCCACTACACCAGCAATGACTCATTCAATGCAAATGGATGCTAAACAAATGACAGAAATGCACAACCAAATGATGACGGGCGAAATAACGCCTGAAGAAATGATGAAGATGCATCAAGAAATGAACCCTAATATGAATATGCCGAATACTCAAGGTGGTCATTCAGAACATCATAAATAA
- a CDS encoding heavy metal response regulator transcription factor, giving the protein MKILVVEDEIKAGDYLKQGLSEAGFMVDIARNGVDGLHFALTEDYQLIILDVMLPKLDGWQVLQMLRQAEKKFPILLLTAKDQVEDKVKGLELGADDYLVKPFAFAELLARVRTLLRRIPNEEKKIQTTSLKIADLELDLLKRKVSRAGHRIDLTTKEFALLELLIQRQGEVLPRMLIASHVWDMNFDSDTNVIDVAIRRLRNKIDDGYIPKLIHTVRGVGYVLDLREEDDV; this is encoded by the coding sequence GTGAAAATTTTAGTTGTAGAAGATGAAATCAAAGCCGGAGATTACTTAAAACAAGGTTTAAGTGAAGCCGGTTTTATGGTTGATATCGCACGCAATGGCGTAGATGGTTTACATTTTGCTTTAACTGAAGATTATCAATTGATCATTTTAGATGTAATGTTGCCAAAATTAGATGGCTGGCAAGTGTTACAAATGTTACGTCAGGCTGAGAAAAAATTCCCTATTTTGTTACTGACTGCAAAAGATCAAGTAGAAGATAAAGTGAAAGGATTAGAGTTAGGTGCAGATGATTATTTAGTGAAACCTTTTGCCTTTGCAGAACTGTTGGCGCGCGTTCGTACATTACTTCGCCGTATTCCAAATGAAGAAAAAAAGATTCAGACAACATCATTAAAAATAGCAGACTTAGAATTAGATTTACTGAAACGGAAAGTAAGTCGAGCAGGTCATCGCATTGATTTAACTACCAAAGAATTTGCTTTACTGGAGCTACTCATTCAACGGCAGGGAGAAGTATTACCTCGTATGCTCATTGCCTCTCATGTTTGGGATATGAATTTTGATAGCGATACTAATGTGATTGATGTAGCGATTCGTCGTTTACGCAATAAAATTGATGATGGTTATATCCCCAAGCTTATTCACACAGTACGTGGCGTGGGATATGTTTTAGATCTAAGGGAAGAAGATGATGTATAA
- a CDS encoding heavy metal sensor histidine kinase: MMYKRSLTFRLSALFAIVMVSLLSLLGFFGFSALEQHFQQLDQNELNNKVRLIQQEISHTAVDELMTVLNKQIARYTSTSDLVIYYNQAEFAHSKNVSSIPANIQKDIQQTQDISMLLEWEKDAHTLRGVAFSATTLDKIVLQGILFSSTGHHLLFMQNIKISFVIFVLILSGIGSILGYLSVRSTLKPLQKVQALANKITGKKLNLRLELTDIPIELQSVVEGINQMLAKLNDEFQRLSVFSSDLAHEFRTPINNMLTQTQVTLSQKRENKQYIDILSSNAEELERLARTISDMLFLAKNENGQYIKEKQLVNLSQEITALFAFFEFVAEEKQVKLLLKGSGELYGNALMLRRAISNLLSNALQYANRQSEIVVEIQEQKQQLILSVYNQGEPIPAEDLPHLFNRFYRVEKSRTRQSAKDNGTGLGLAITKSIVNAHNGEVSIMSDQTGTKITMSFYKA; this comes from the coding sequence ATGATGTATAAACGATCTCTCACTTTTCGCCTTTCAGCCTTATTTGCTATCGTGATGGTAAGCCTATTGAGCCTACTCGGTTTTTTCGGTTTCTCTGCACTTGAACAACATTTTCAACAACTCGATCAAAACGAGTTAAATAATAAAGTGCGGTTAATTCAACAAGAAATTAGTCATACAGCCGTTGATGAACTAATGACCGTTTTAAATAAACAGATCGCTCGCTATACTTCAACATCAGATTTAGTCATTTACTATAATCAAGCTGAATTTGCTCACTCAAAAAATGTCTCATCAATTCCCGCCAATATTCAAAAAGATATTCAGCAAACTCAAGACATTTCAATGCTATTAGAATGGGAGAAGGACGCACATACTTTGCGTGGTGTCGCATTTTCAGCAACTACATTAGATAAAATTGTCTTACAAGGTATCTTATTTTCATCGACAGGACATCATCTTCTTTTTATGCAAAATATCAAAATCAGTTTTGTTATTTTTGTACTCATTTTAAGTGGAATAGGCTCAATTTTAGGATATTTAAGCGTCAGGAGTACACTTAAACCACTCCAAAAAGTACAAGCATTAGCCAATAAAATCACGGGCAAAAAATTAAATCTTCGATTAGAACTCACAGATATTCCCATAGAATTACAATCCGTTGTAGAAGGTATTAATCAAATGTTGGCAAAGTTAAATGATGAATTTCAACGTTTATCCGTATTTTCATCTGATTTAGCCCACGAATTCCGTACACCCATTAATAATATGTTGACCCAAACGCAAGTTACGTTAAGTCAAAAACGAGAAAACAAACAATATATTGATATTCTTTCTTCTAATGCCGAAGAACTAGAACGACTTGCTCGTACTATTTCCGATATGCTATTTCTCGCAAAAAATGAAAATGGACAATATATTAAAGAAAAACAATTAGTTAATCTTTCTCAAGAAATTACCGCTCTTTTTGCTTTTTTTGAATTTGTTGCAGAAGAAAAACAGGTTAAATTGCTTTTAAAAGGTTCAGGCGAATTATACGGTAATGCCTTAATGCTACGCCGTGCAATCAGTAATCTACTCTCAAATGCATTACAATATGCCAATCGCCAAAGTGAAATTGTGGTAGAAATTCAAGAGCAAAAACAACAACTCATTCTATCTGTTTACAATCAAGGCGAACCCATTCCAGCTGAAGATTTACCACATTTATTTAATCGTTTTTATCGTGTTGAAAAGTCCCGAACCCGACAATCTGCCAAAGACAATGGCACAGGTTTAGGACTTGCGATTACCAAATCTATTGTTAATGCCCACAATGGCGAAGTCAGCATTATGTCAGATCAAACAGGGACAAAAATAACAATGTCTTTTTATAAGGCGTAA
- a CDS encoding Gfo/Idh/MocA family oxidoreductase codes for MKKINVVIVGSGYSTRIFHVPFFKNDHRFNVIKFFERSTTRALAWFPNIDIVSNFEKLLTDKVDLIVISQ; via the coding sequence ATGAAGAAAATTAATGTTGTCATTGTGGGGAGTGGGTATTCTACCCGTATTTTCCATGTTCCCTTTTTTAAAAATGATCATCGGTTTAACGTGATAAAATTTTTTGAGCGTTCAACCACTCGGGCATTAGCATGGTTCCCCAACATTGATATTGTGTCAAATTTTGAAAAGTTACTGACTGATAAGGTGGATTTAATCGTGATTAGTCAATAA
- a CDS encoding type I restriction-modification system subunit M gives MDHSVHNKLVSFIWSIADDCLRDVYVRGKYRDVILPMVVLRRLDTLLEPTKAKVLEEVRFQKEELEFTELDSQPLENATGYVFYNTSKWTLKTLYQTASNTPQYMLANFEEYLDGFSNNVQEIINCFKLREQIRHMSNKNVLLGVLEKFVSPYINLTPQVQTDPEGNKLPALTNLGMGYVFEELIRKFNEENNEEAGEHFTPREVIELMTHLVFDPLKQAIPAIITIYDPACGSGGMLTESQNFIEEKYPLPESQGQRSIILFGKEINDETYAICKSDMMIKGNDPQNIKVGSTLSTDTFQGKYFDFMLSNPPYGKSWSSDQSYIKDGNSVIDDRFKVSLPDYWGAVETVDATPRSSDGQLLFLMEMVNKMKSPKDNLIGSRIASVHNGSSLFTGDAGSGESNIRRYIIENDLLDAIVQLPNNLFYNTGITTYIWLLNNNKPEQRKGKVQLIEASQLFRKLRKNLGDKNCEFSPEHIAQITQTYLDFTEQEGEFAAKIFDNQDFGYYKVTIERPDRRSAQFTADNIAALRFDKSLLEPMQYLYQQYGEQIYQADVLAKTDKEITAWCEEQGIALNNKTKAKLLDIKTWEKSTALFHTATQLLEQFGEQQFDDFNLFKQQVENALKAKQIKLSATEKNAIFNAVSWYNETAEKVMAKTVKLKPNELETLCQRYQCQPSELADFGYFPTEKAGEFIQYESSSDLRDSESIPLKQAIHDYFKAEVQPHVSEAWINLESVKIGYEISFNKYFYRHKPLRSLAEVAQDILALEKQADGLIGEILGDLQAVRF, from the coding sequence ATGGATCATTCTGTTCACAACAAATTAGTGTCTTTTATTTGGAGCATTGCGGACGATTGTTTGCGCGATGTGTATGTTCGAGGCAAATACCGTGATGTGATTTTGCCAATGGTAGTATTACGCCGTTTGGATACGCTATTAGAGCCGACCAAAGCTAAAGTATTGGAAGAAGTCCGCTTTCAAAAAGAAGAGTTGGAATTTACCGAGCTAGATAGCCAGCCCCTTGAAAATGCAACGGGTTATGTTTTTTATAACACATCAAAATGGACGCTTAAAACCCTGTATCAAACCGCCAGCAACACACCGCAATATATGCTGGCTAATTTTGAAGAGTATTTAGACGGTTTTAGCAACAACGTTCAAGAGATTATCAACTGCTTTAAATTACGTGAGCAAATTCGTCATATGTCGAATAAAAATGTGTTGCTTGGTGTATTGGAAAAATTTGTTTCGCCTTATATCAACCTCACACCACAAGTGCAAACCGATCCCGAAGGCAATAAATTGCCAGCATTAACCAATTTGGGTATGGGCTATGTGTTTGAAGAGTTAATCCGCAAATTTAACGAAGAAAACAACGAAGAAGCAGGAGAACATTTTACCCCTCGTGAAGTGATTGAATTGATGACGCATCTTGTGTTTGACCCACTCAAACAGGCGATTCCAGCCATCATTACGATTTATGACCCCGCTTGCGGCAGTGGTGGAATGCTGACTGAATCACAAAATTTTATTGAAGAAAAATATCCATTACCTGAAAGTCAAGGACAACGTAGTATTATTCTCTTTGGTAAAGAGATCAACGACGAAACCTACGCCATCTGTAAATCCGATATGATGATTAAGGGCAACGACCCACAAAACATCAAAGTCGGTTCAACCCTTTCAACAGACACCTTCCAAGGCAAATATTTCGATTTTATGCTTTCCAACCCGCCTTATGGAAAAAGTTGGAGTAGCGACCAAAGTTATATCAAAGACGGCAATAGCGTCATTGACGACCGTTTTAAAGTCAGCTTACCTGATTATTGGGGAGCTGTAGAAACCGTAGATGCCACGCCACGTTCCAGTGATGGACAATTACTGTTTTTAATGGAAATGGTCAATAAAATGAAATCGCCGAAAGATAACTTAATCGGTAGCCGAATTGCTTCCGTACATAACGGTTCCAGCCTATTTACAGGCGATGCGGGTTCGGGGGAAAGCAATATCCGTCGTTACATCATTGAAAATGACCTACTTGATGCCATTGTGCAACTGCCGAATAACCTATTCTATAACACCGGCATTACCACTTACATTTGGTTGCTCAATAACAATAAACCTGAACAGCGTAAAGGCAAAGTGCAACTGATTGAGGCAAGCCAATTATTCCGCAAATTGCGCAAAAATTTAGGCGACAAAAACTGTGAATTTTCCCCTGAGCATATCGCCCAAATCACGCAAACCTATTTAGATTTTACGGAACAAGAGGGTGAATTTGCGGCGAAAATTTTTGATAACCAAGATTTCGGCTATTACAAAGTTACCATTGAACGCCCGGATCGCCGTAGTGCACAATTTACTGCCGACAATATCGCCGCTTTACGTTTTGATAAAAGCTTGCTTGAGCCAATGCAATATTTATACCAACAATACGGTGAGCAAATTTATCAAGCGGACGTGTTAGCAAAAACCGACAAAGAAATCACCGCTTGGTGTGAGGAACAGGGCATTGCCTTAAATAACAAAACCAAGGCGAAATTGTTGGATATAAAAACGTGGGAAAAATCCACCGCACTTTTTCATACCGCAACGCAACTGCTTGAGCAGTTTGGCGAACAGCAATTTGACGATTTCAACCTATTTAAACAACAGGTGGAAAACGCCTTAAAAGCCAAACAAATCAAGCTTTCAGCCACAGAAAAGAATGCCATCTTTAATGCTGTAAGTTGGTATAACGAAACGGCAGAAAAAGTGATGGCGAAAACCGTGAAATTAAAACCGAACGAGTTGGAAACCCTTTGCCAACGTTACCAATGCCAACCGTCTGAATTGGCGGATTTTGGCTATTTCCCAACGGAAAAAGCGGGCGAATTTATCCAATATGAAAGCAGTAGCGATTTACGCGACAGTGAAAGCATACCGCTCAAACAAGCTATTCATGACTATTTTAAAGCCGAAGTACAACCGCACGTGAGTGAAGCGTGGATCAATTTAGAGAGTGTTAAAATCGGCTATGAAATCAGCTTTAACAAATACTTCTACCGCCATAAACCGCTCCGTAGCCTTGCCGAAGTGGCACAAGATATTCTCGCCCTAGAAAAACAAGCCGATGGCTTGATTGGTGAGATTTTGGGAGATTTACAAGCGGTCAGATTTTAA
- a CDS encoding restriction endonuclease subunit S: MNRYESYKDSGVEWLGDVPSHWDIKKLKHLLNFQTGGTPSSGHALFYDGDLPWITIADLNGKYTNQTHFISRHGQKSANIPLTPKGSLLYSFKLSVGQVAFAHQDLYTNEAIASFLATNNNNLNYYFYMLPIFIAKNANKNIYGADILNQDLIKNSCLLSIPKAEQTAIAQYLDNKTAKIDQAIMLEEKQIELLKEHKQILIQDAVTKGLNPHVKFKHSGVEWIGEVPEHWEVKKISHVFERIGSGTTPNSSDTSYYDGQINWLQTGDLTDGKIFTTSKTITYKALKNYSTLKIYPKNSLVIAMYGATIGKVGLLQIETATNQACCVLATTHNAVIEFAFYLFKGIKDNLIAMSYGGGQPNISQDKIKSLRLPFAPLSEQQKIVQYLDEQTAKIDLAIQLKQQQINKLKEYKTVLINDVVTGKVKVA; encoded by the coding sequence ATGAACAGATATGAAAGTTATAAAGATTCAGGGGTTGAGTGGTTGGGGGACGTGCCTAGTCATTGGGATATTAAAAAGCTAAAACATCTTTTAAATTTTCAAACAGGTGGTACACCATCATCAGGACATGCTCTTTTTTATGATGGGGATTTACCTTGGATAACAATTGCTGATTTAAATGGGAAATATACAAACCAAACTCATTTTATTTCAAGACATGGACAAAAATCAGCTAATATCCCTTTAACACCAAAAGGGAGTTTATTGTATAGTTTTAAACTATCTGTTGGTCAAGTTGCATTTGCTCATCAAGATCTATATACAAATGAAGCTATAGCATCTTTTTTAGCAACAAATAATAACAATCTAAATTATTATTTTTATATGTTACCAATTTTTATCGCAAAAAATGCTAATAAAAATATTTATGGTGCAGATATATTAAATCAAGATTTAATAAAAAATTCTTGTTTATTATCTATTCCTAAAGCAGAACAAACCGCTATTGCCCAATATTTAGACAATAAAACCGCTAAAATCGATCAAGCGATTATGCTCGAAGAAAAACAGATTGAGTTACTCAAAGAGCATAAACAAATTTTGATCCAAGATGCCGTAACCAAAGGGCTTAATCCGCACGTTAAATTCAAACATTCAGGTGTGGAATGGATTGGTGAAGTGCCTGAGCATTGGGAGGTGAAAAAAATTAGCCATGTATTTGAAAGAATTGGTAGTGGAACAACACCAAACTCAAGCGACACTAGTTATTACGATGGGCAAATTAACTGGTTACAAACTGGTGACCTTACTGATGGAAAAATTTTCACAACAAGCAAGACGATTACATATAAAGCTTTAAAAAATTATTCAACATTGAAAATTTACCCCAAAAATAGTCTTGTAATTGCAATGTATGGTGCAACGATAGGAAAAGTTGGATTACTTCAAATAGAAACAGCAACTAATCAAGCTTGTTGTGTATTGGCAACAACTCATAACGCTGTCATAGAGTTTGCTTTCTATTTATTTAAAGGAATAAAAGATAACTTAATTGCAATGTCTTATGGCGGTGGGCAGCCTAACATTAGTCAAGACAAAATTAAAAGCTTGCGATTACCATTTGCCCCACTCTCCGAACAACAAAAAATCGTGCAATACCTTGACGAACAAACTGCAAAAATCGATCTCGCGATTCAACTCAAACAGCAACAAATTAATAAGCTTAAAGAGTATAAAACCGTGTTGATTAACGATGTGGTCACAGGAAAAGTTAAGGTGGCATAA